In the genome of Nocardia terpenica, one region contains:
- a CDS encoding esterase/lipase family protein has translation MVRSLGGIGGGAVRTALGVVLALGLLFASATVAVADTGSSDPDLVAAPPGSNDWSCRPGRDHPRPVVLLHGTFENRLLNWFALAPQLAGAGYCVYALDYGRSLGGSVSGVGPMAESARQIADFVDQVLASTGARQVDIVGHSQGGMLPRYYLKYLGGAGKVHTLVGLAPDNHGTTWGLLHLPITLIPPATTVACPACTEQLPTSEFMRRLDSDPQVLPDVHYTVIATDTDEFATPHSTSLLPPGPNVDNIVLQNVCPGDLSEHMLITSDPVAIRLVRNALDPAHAVTPTCAPLQVGSA, from the coding sequence ATGGTCAGGTCTCTCGGCGGCATCGGTGGCGGTGCGGTACGGACGGCGTTGGGTGTTGTCCTAGCCCTCGGGCTGCTCTTCGCGTCGGCCACGGTCGCGGTCGCCGATACCGGATCCTCGGATCCGGATCTGGTTGCGGCGCCGCCGGGTTCGAACGACTGGTCCTGCCGCCCGGGCCGCGATCATCCCCGGCCGGTGGTGCTGCTGCACGGCACCTTCGAGAACCGGCTGCTGAACTGGTTCGCGCTGGCGCCGCAGCTGGCCGGGGCGGGGTATTGCGTGTATGCCCTCGATTACGGTCGCAGTCTGGGCGGTTCGGTGTCCGGCGTGGGACCGATGGCGGAATCGGCGCGGCAGATCGCCGATTTCGTCGACCAGGTGCTCGCCTCGACCGGTGCCCGGCAGGTGGACATCGTCGGCCATTCCCAGGGCGGCATGCTTCCCCGGTACTACCTGAAGTACCTGGGCGGCGCGGGCAAGGTTCACACCCTGGTCGGCCTGGCTCCCGACAATCACGGAACGACCTGGGGTCTGCTCCATCTACCGATAACCCTGATCCCCCCGGCCACCACCGTCGCGTGCCCCGCCTGCACCGAGCAACTGCCGACGTCGGAGTTCATGCGCCGACTCGACAGCGACCCGCAGGTACTGCCGGACGTGCACTACACCGTAATCGCCACCGACACCGACGAATTCGCGACACCACACTCCACATCGCTGCTCCCACCCGGCCCCAACGTCGACAACATCGTGTTGCAGAACGTGTGCCCCGGCGACCTCAGCGAGCACATGCTGATCACCTCCGACCCGGTGGCGATCCGACTGGTCCGCAACGCCCTCGACCCGGCCCACGCCGTAACCCCGACCTGCGCACCACTACAGGTCGGCTCGGCCTGA
- a CDS encoding aldehyde dehydrogenase family protein has product MDSSDASVLLHYGGVSRISLDRNPIRTIDGEVVGWLHEAPPLLVDVAIAALREVGDLPPDELLEGVAEASRLFGCDDLDGVSPDRYCAMLSAVSGASVHIGELTLATVGSYGGALPLALRHQRPAEVGTVMHRGGVTAEMRWVPRGRVLTVIAPSNHPATYTLTMFVLACGYRVALRPGAADPYTGRRLVSAMTDAGLGDRIALLPTGHGTVDHLVRSADLALCFGGPQLVRRYARDPRVSVHGPGRSKVVTGTRVTADTLDYLEDAVAEGGGLRCMNISAVYTPDDPATVADALAHRLSRLPVLHPTDQNAVLPGVSMAEASAIDAVIRRYGPSVRDHSAPLYDDRTVEQVGPGSAVLRPRVLSVSTPTHPLIGTEHRFPFVVLAPWPAEAPVRVRMRLLRDTLVAVLLDDDEELSRAALADTSIRKVVVGPTAPWWTSPSLPHEGLLTQFLFDGKTLLTRSGAELPTSSTVE; this is encoded by the coding sequence ATGGACTCCTCCGATGCGTCGGTACTGCTCCATTACGGCGGTGTGAGCCGGATATCGTTGGACCGCAACCCGATTCGCACCATCGATGGCGAGGTGGTCGGGTGGTTGCACGAGGCGCCGCCACTGCTGGTGGACGTGGCGATCGCCGCGCTGCGCGAGGTGGGCGATCTTCCGCCCGACGAGTTGCTGGAGGGTGTGGCCGAGGCCAGTCGGTTGTTCGGCTGCGACGATCTCGACGGCGTGTCACCGGATCGATATTGCGCGATGTTGTCGGCCGTATCCGGGGCGTCGGTACATATCGGGGAGCTGACGCTGGCCACGGTCGGTTCGTACGGTGGCGCATTGCCGTTGGCGTTGCGACATCAACGGCCCGCGGAGGTCGGCACGGTGATGCATCGCGGCGGGGTGACCGCGGAGATGCGTTGGGTGCCGCGCGGCCGCGTGCTCACGGTCATCGCGCCGAGCAATCATCCGGCCACCTATACCCTGACCATGTTCGTGCTGGCCTGCGGCTACCGCGTCGCGCTGCGTCCCGGCGCCGCGGATCCCTACACCGGTCGTCGGCTGGTGTCCGCGATGACCGACGCCGGACTCGGCGACCGAATCGCGTTGCTGCCCACCGGCCACGGCACCGTTGATCACCTGGTCCGGTCGGCCGACCTCGCATTGTGTTTCGGCGGCCCGCAGCTCGTTCGCCGCTACGCACGCGATCCGCGGGTGTCCGTCCACGGCCCGGGGCGTTCCAAGGTTGTCACCGGCACCCGCGTGACCGCCGATACCCTGGACTATCTCGAGGACGCCGTCGCGGAGGGCGGCGGGCTACGCTGCATGAACATCTCGGCCGTCTACACCCCGGACGATCCCGCGACGGTCGCAGATGCGTTGGCGCACCGGCTGTCCCGGCTGCCGGTGCTGCACCCCACCGATCAGAACGCGGTGCTACCGGGCGTGTCGATGGCCGAGGCGTCGGCCATCGACGCCGTGATCCGTCGCTACGGGCCGTCGGTACGCGACCATTCGGCACCGCTGTACGACGACCGCACCGTCGAGCAGGTCGGTCCCGGTTCGGCGGTACTGCGACCCCGCGTCCTGTCGGTATCGACGCCCACCCACCCGCTGATCGGCACCGAGCACCGCTTTCCTTTCGTCGTGCTGGCCCCGTGGCCCGCCGAAGCCCCGGTGCGGGTGCGCATGAGATTGCTCCGCGACACGTTGGTCGCAGTGCTACTCGACGACGACGAGGAGCTATCGCGAGCAGCCTTGGCCGACACCAGCATCCGGAAGGTCGTCGTCGGCCCGACCGCACCATGGTGGACCAGCCCGTCGCTGCCCCACGAGGGCTTGCTCACCCAATTCCTGTTCGACGGCAAGACATTACTCACCCGCTCAGGAGCCGAACTTCCGACTTCATCGACCGTTGAGTGA
- a CDS encoding P-loop NTPase — protein MTTPSFATPVVAVASGKGGVGKSSIALTLARALTGSGLRVGLVDADVYGPDIPRMVGLRRDVPAKSLRIVDFTSREPDLEAVEIDGIQIASAGFLLAGTQPFAAGTDFAELLLARLITRTRWEDRQLLVVDLPPGTNDLGRALPRMAERVAVLLVVTPAEVSHLDSHRLVTVLERFEIPILGGVENMAHLSCPHCTCRIDLHPPTPSDRTIWSRGITKLTSVPYRPGATPAPTDLDAVTGAVRDYLSLNGR, from the coding sequence GTGACAACACCCTCCTTTGCCACTCCCGTCGTCGCGGTGGCCAGCGGTAAGGGCGGCGTCGGCAAATCCAGCATCGCGCTCACCCTGGCCCGGGCCCTCACCGGCAGCGGGCTGCGGGTCGGCCTGGTCGACGCCGACGTGTACGGTCCCGACATCCCGCGCATGGTGGGCCTGCGCCGCGATGTGCCGGCCAAGTCCCTGCGCATTGTCGACTTCACCAGCCGCGAGCCCGATCTCGAGGCCGTCGAAATCGACGGCATCCAGATCGCCTCGGCCGGATTCCTACTCGCCGGCACCCAACCCTTCGCCGCCGGAACCGATTTCGCCGAACTGCTGCTCGCTCGCCTGATTACCCGTACCCGCTGGGAGGACCGCCAGCTCCTCGTCGTCGACCTGCCTCCGGGTACCAATGATCTCGGACGGGCATTACCGCGCATGGCCGAGCGTGTCGCCGTCCTGCTCGTGGTCACCCCCGCCGAAGTCTCCCATCTCGACAGCCACCGTCTCGTCACCGTGCTCGAACGCTTCGAGATCCCCATCCTCGGCGGCGTGGAGAATATGGCCCATCTGTCCTGCCCCCACTGCACCTGCCGCATCGACCTGCACCCACCGACCCCGTCCGACCGCACCATCTGGAGCCGCGGAATCACGAAGCTCACCAGCGTGCCGTACCGGCCGGGCGCCACACCCGCGCCCACCGACCTCGACGCTGTGACCGGAGCGGTGCGCGACTACTTATCACTCAACGGTCGATGA
- a CDS encoding alpha/beta hydrolase: MVFDEIQRVPELLLAIKVAVDADPPNATHAHTLILGTTTDPITPYPAAVRAQQLVSGSILLTRNGVGHGVYGRDPGITAAADQYLLAARPSTTLGIPDR; encoded by the coding sequence ATGGTCTTCGACGAGATCCAGCGCGTTCCCGAACTGTTGCTGGCGATCAAGGTCGCCGTGGATGCCGATCCACCCAACGCCACGCATGCACACACCCTCATTCTGGGCACCACCACCGACCCGATTACGCCGTATCCCGCAGCCGTGCGGGCACAGCAGCTGGTGTCCGGCAGCATCCTGCTCACCCGCAACGGTGTCGGACACGGCGTGTACGGGCGCGACCCGGGTATCACCGCTGCCGCCGACCAATATCTGCTCGCGGCAAGACCTTCGACTACCCTCGGGATACCGGATCGGTAG
- a CDS encoding helicase C-terminal domain-containing protein, which produces MAPLNFDERLGKLASEQFRTLRPAQRYVLDKFAELDHAAVSDIGIELPTGEGKTLIALLIADWALDLGMSVAYLTGTKQLAAQVQTEAGGLPGVDVHRFEGRRYLGAEMDDYHQAQAVGVMNYWVYFNSSPKVEPADLVILDDAHLAEQPLAGMFTLRVPREAGGGIDLYRELCDLVLHHAGNAYPTLKALRDGTTPSGSPPELIAFNDWSTVVEGAIETIDRSPVVAKGSSGYFAWQKVRTHLSRCGVLVGPSSIEIRPYHPPTQTVPGYAKSKLRIYLSATLGQPGDLQRRLGVRRVTVIETPVELRKASTGRRVLLISPLTDEWSKNEALEFAFDQATAARESGPGRVAWLCASNYEADKLEGELRERNSTVYRLISGEDTQLEAWRNSVGGHLVTAGRFDGMDFPDEVCRLVVIPTVPAASTEFERFVVAYLSDATFMRHRVGQRITQALGRANRTETDSALYLGLDPAFASTLAESAVRSSLGTDVQSIVRSALELHGSGWEAVSAAATEFWQTHRTISTVSSSEGDPAERRRPGRAAESSTTDSSDDEVEAITSLWIGNFTSAANHAAAASDSLRASREPEHSAFWRYVQGHALYLKGGDAAVSAARDAISKAIESAPRTAWFVRLGRTVSELDGLQLTPTEHDALFLEWDHWIREVGADKLRARLARAQRKLTGSHDERAEALEVLASLCGASGSRPSGQSASDALWVWATPRKGHRRVWEIKTGTGPESVPRDDVNQLLGQVKEEERKHPTARVFGCLLTVLTDVAPDAAAASSDLVLLHSDAIEALFTEMTDRFSIYLSAYGTGTTAERGAARAAMEKQLPNRDWLSRLLSPSGGRLLRRQDVLSTFNTHR; this is translated from the coding sequence GTGGCCCCTCTAAACTTCGATGAGCGCCTCGGCAAGCTGGCATCGGAACAGTTTCGGACGCTGCGGCCCGCGCAACGCTACGTCCTGGATAAGTTCGCCGAACTCGACCACGCCGCAGTGTCCGATATCGGCATCGAGCTACCGACTGGTGAGGGCAAGACCCTCATTGCGCTCCTGATCGCAGATTGGGCGCTGGATCTGGGCATGTCTGTCGCATACCTCACGGGCACCAAACAGCTGGCTGCGCAAGTACAAACCGAGGCGGGTGGGCTCCCCGGAGTCGATGTTCACCGTTTCGAGGGACGTCGATACCTCGGTGCCGAGATGGACGACTACCACCAGGCTCAAGCAGTCGGTGTAATGAACTACTGGGTCTACTTCAACAGCAGCCCCAAGGTCGAGCCGGCCGATCTCGTGATCCTCGACGATGCGCATCTGGCCGAGCAACCGCTCGCCGGCATGTTCACCCTTAGGGTGCCACGCGAAGCCGGTGGTGGGATCGACCTATATCGGGAACTCTGCGATCTCGTCCTACACCACGCCGGGAACGCCTATCCCACCCTGAAAGCGCTCCGGGATGGCACAACACCGTCCGGGAGCCCGCCGGAGCTGATCGCGTTCAACGACTGGTCGACGGTGGTCGAGGGCGCGATCGAAACCATCGACCGTTCGCCGGTCGTCGCCAAAGGGTCTTCTGGATACTTCGCGTGGCAGAAAGTTCGAACTCATCTGTCCCGGTGCGGAGTCCTGGTGGGGCCTTCCAGCATCGAGATCCGGCCCTACCACCCTCCAACGCAAACTGTCCCCGGCTATGCAAAGTCCAAACTGCGCATCTACCTCTCCGCTACGCTCGGACAGCCAGGAGACCTCCAGCGTCGTCTCGGCGTACGTCGCGTAACGGTAATCGAAACACCCGTCGAGCTTCGGAAAGCCTCTACTGGTCGTCGTGTCCTACTGATCAGCCCGTTGACGGATGAATGGTCGAAAAACGAAGCGTTGGAGTTTGCTTTCGACCAAGCAACGGCCGCGCGCGAAAGCGGACCGGGTCGCGTCGCATGGCTATGTGCCAGTAACTACGAGGCCGACAAGCTCGAAGGCGAATTACGAGAGCGCAACTCTACTGTGTATCGCCTGATCTCGGGCGAGGATACGCAATTGGAAGCCTGGCGTAATTCCGTCGGCGGCCACCTGGTTACTGCGGGCCGATTCGATGGCATGGACTTCCCCGATGAAGTCTGTCGCTTGGTTGTGATACCTACTGTGCCCGCCGCCTCCACCGAGTTCGAACGCTTCGTCGTCGCGTACTTGAGCGATGCCACCTTCATGCGGCACCGGGTTGGCCAGCGAATTACACAGGCACTCGGACGAGCAAACCGTACCGAAACAGATTCAGCTCTGTATCTCGGATTGGACCCCGCATTCGCCAGTACCCTCGCCGAGAGCGCAGTACGTTCGTCACTCGGCACAGATGTTCAGTCGATCGTTCGATCGGCACTCGAACTGCATGGCTCAGGTTGGGAAGCAGTAAGTGCAGCTGCCACTGAGTTCTGGCAAACGCACCGCACAATATCGACAGTTAGCTCCAGCGAAGGCGACCCGGCGGAGCGGCGGCGACCGGGCCGAGCTGCCGAAAGCTCGACTACCGATAGTTCCGACGATGAGGTCGAAGCGATAACCAGCCTATGGATTGGCAACTTCACCTCAGCCGCGAACCATGCGGCCGCGGCATCGGATAGTCTACGCGCAAGCCGCGAGCCCGAGCACAGTGCTTTTTGGCGCTACGTGCAGGGCCACGCCCTATACCTAAAAGGTGGCGATGCGGCTGTTTCCGCCGCACGAGACGCGATTTCCAAGGCGATAGAGTCGGCACCCCGGACCGCGTGGTTCGTACGTCTCGGCCGCACTGTCTCAGAATTGGACGGACTACAATTAACACCCACCGAACACGATGCCTTATTCCTGGAATGGGATCACTGGATCCGAGAGGTCGGAGCAGACAAGCTTCGGGCTCGATTGGCCCGGGCACAACGGAAACTGACTGGGAGTCACGATGAAAGAGCAGAAGCACTAGAGGTTCTCGCCTCACTGTGCGGCGCATCAGGCAGCCGCCCTTCCGGACAGAGCGCCAGCGATGCGCTGTGGGTGTGGGCAACGCCCCGCAAGGGCCATCGCAGGGTGTGGGAGATCAAGACCGGCACAGGACCAGAATCTGTTCCCCGCGACGATGTAAATCAATTACTCGGGCAGGTCAAAGAGGAGGAGAGAAAGCATCCCACAGCGAGGGTTTTCGGTTGTCTGCTGACTGTTCTGACCGATGTTGCTCCTGATGCCGCCGCTGCCAGCTCAGATCTCGTACTTCTTCACAGCGACGCCATCGAGGCACTTTTTACCGAGATGACCGATCGCTTTTCGATCTATCTATCTGCCTATGGGACAGGCACTACAGCAGAGCGCGGAGCAGCCAGGGCTGCTATGGAGAAGCAGCTTCCGAATCGCGATTGGTTGTCTCGGCTCCTGTCACCCAGCGGAGGCCGACTATTGCGACGTCAGGATGTCCTCAGCACGTTCAACACGCACCGCTGA